From the Phoenix dactylifera cultivar Barhee BC4 chromosome 10, palm_55x_up_171113_PBpolish2nd_filt_p, whole genome shotgun sequence genome, one window contains:
- the LOC103719946 gene encoding probable L-ascorbate peroxidase 6, chloroplastic/mitochondrial → MAERLSTTASYLGACLLPAAAARRAAVARSSLPLLPSPPRASAALRSIHLIPDGHRTALRPSSPLSSLRPRLCQRPQATSRAISSSAVCSASDPAQLKSAREDIREVLKTTFCHPILVRLGWHDAGTYDKNIAEWPQRGGANGSLRFEIELKHAANAGLTNALKLLQPIKDKYSGVTYADLFQLASATAIEEAGCPKIPMKYGRVDVSGPEQCPPEGKLPAAGPPSPAAHLRDVFYRMGLNDKEIVALSGAHTLGRSRPERSGWGKPETKYTKDGPGAPGGQSWTVQWLKFDNSYFKDIKERRDEDLLVLPTDAVLFEDPSFKVYAEKYAEDQDAFFKDYAEAHAKLSSLGAKFDPSEGISIDDDSKTTAQQQFVAAK, encoded by the exons ATGGCAGAGCGGCTCTCCACCACGGCCTCCTACCTCGGTGCCTGCCTCCTCCCCGCTGCAGCCGCCAGGCGGGCGGCGGTGGCCCGATcgtccctccccctcctcccatCTCCGCCTCGCGCCTCCGCCGCCCTCCGCTCCATCCACCTCATCCCGGACGGCCACCGCACCGCCCTCCGCCCCTCCTCTCCGCTCTCCTCCctccgcccccgcctctgccag AGGCCACAGGCAACGAGCCGGGCGATCAGCTCATCCGCCGTGTGCTCGGCGTCGGATCCAGCGCAGCTGAAGAGCGCAAGAGAGGATATCAGGGAGGTCCTTAAGACCACCTTCTGCCACCCAATTCTG GTTCGTCTAGGATGGCATGATGCTGGTACATATGACAAGAATATTGCAGAATGGCCACAACGGGGTGGAGCTAATGGAAGCCTGCGATTTGAAATAGAACTAAAACATGCAGCCAATGCTG GTCTTACAAATGCATTAAAGCTTCTTCAGCCTATCAAGGACAAGTATTCTGGTGTTACTTATGCAGACTTGTTCCAGTTAGCCAGTGCTACAGCTATTGAG GAGGCTGGCTGCCCCAAAATCCCCATGAAGTATGGAAGGGTAGATGTATCTGGACCTGAGCAGTGCCCACCTGAGGGGAAGCTTCCTG CTGCTGGCCCGCCATCACCTGCTGCTCATTTACGGGATGTATTCTACAGAATGGGCCTTAATGACAAG GAGATTGTTGCATTATCTGGTGCACATACTCTGGGAAGGTCCAGACCGGAGCGTAGTGGTTGGGGCAAACCAGAAACGAAGTATACA AAAGATGGACCTGGAGCACCTGGAGGACAGTCATGGACAGTGCAATGGTTGAAGTTTGACAACAGCTATTTCAAG GATATCAAAGAACGAAGAGATGAGGATCTACTAGTTTTGCCTACGGACGCTGTTTTGTTTGAGGACCCCTCTTTCAAG GTTTATGCTGAGAAATATGCGGAGGATcaggatgcatttttcaaggaTTATGCTGAAGCTCATGCGAAACTTAGCAGTCTGGGTGCCAAATTTGATCCTTCTGAG GGCATCTCAATAGATGACGACTCAAAAACCACAGCACAACAGCAATTTGTGGCAGCCAAGTAG
- the LOC103719943 gene encoding DNA-directed RNA polymerase subunit 10-like protein: MIIPVRCFTCGKVIGNKWDTYLDLLQADYSEGDALDALGLVRYCCRRMLMTHVDLIEKLLNYNTLEKTDPN; this comes from the exons ATGATCATTCCCGTGCGTTGCTTCACGTGTGGAAag GTGATTGGCAACAAGTGGGATACGTATCTCGATCTTCTCCAGGCGGATTATTCTGAGGG GGATGCGCTGGATGCTTTGGGTCTAGTTCGCTATTGCTGCAGGCGAATGCTCATGACTCATGTTGACCTGATCGAGAAGTTGCTAAATTACAATA CACTCGAGAAAACAGACCCCAATTAA